A genomic window from Deltaproteobacteria bacterium includes:
- a CDS encoding LamG domain-containing protein yields the protein MEAWIRIDEVRGEWQAIVQKVDLASYTYGYSIRLDAANHLQFFVANSSEGTACSVTDANPIPEGDWLHIAGTFDSGSCSLFLGGTAVDSEVGTIETVGYHTDSLFIGHPSSLNPGGFVGAIDEVRISSTARYSGAFTPNSEFSVDADTSALWHMDEGVGVSVGDVSGNNNVGTLNGGDWIIP from the coding sequence GTGGAAGCGTGGATTCGCATCGACGAGGTCCGTGGGGAATGGCAAGCGATCGTTCAGAAGGTGGATCTGGCCAGCTATACATACGGATATTCGATTCGCCTTGACGCGGCGAATCACCTTCAGTTCTTTGTGGCGAATTCGTCGGAAGGAACCGCTTGCTCGGTCACGGATGCGAACCCCATTCCCGAGGGTGACTGGCTCCACATAGCGGGCACTTTCGACAGCGGGTCGTGTTCCCTGTTCTTGGGTGGGACGGCGGTCGATAGCGAGGTCGGTACAATTGAAACGGTCGGCTATCACACGGACAGTCTCTTCATCGGCCATCCGAGTAGCCTGAATCCGGGTGGATTTGTTGGCGCAATCGACGAGGTGCGAATTTCAAGCACTGCCCGCTATTCGGGCGCATTCACTCCAAACTCGGAATTTTCCGTGGACGCCGATACGTCGGCGCTCTGGCACATGGACGAGGGAGTCGGAGTTTCCGTTGGCGACGTTAGCGGAAACAACAACGTCGGCACGCTCAATGGCGGAGACTGGATTATTCCTTAG